Proteins encoded in a region of the Vicia villosa cultivar HV-30 ecotype Madison, WI linkage group LG5, Vvil1.0, whole genome shotgun sequence genome:
- the LOC131604614 gene encoding uncharacterized protein LOC131604614 yields the protein MIAKSASEEEHVGHLLKLFQRLRKYKLRLNPSKCTFGVRSGKLLGFVVSQRGIEVDLDKVKAIREMPPPRIEKQVKGFLGRLNYISRFISHMIATCGPIFKLLRKGQECKWTEECQKAFEDIKEYLLEPPILSPPMEGRPLIMYLTVLEDSMGCVLGQQDESGLKEYAIYYLTKKIARWQMLLSEYDIQYRAQKAIKGSVLANHLASQPIDDNQSLQEDFPDKEIMYLKSKDYEEPLHGEGPDPESRWGLIFNRTVNAYGKGIGAIIVMQQGSHVPFTARLIDYARRLLAFFNKVEFHHIPREENQMANALATLASMYQVKFPNEAPQITIMRLDRPTHVFTAEAVTDDKPWFYDIKIFLQKQEYPPGASSKDRRTLRRLSGNFFLTGDVLYKRNFDMVLLRCVDRHEENQLMQ from the exons atgattgccaagtctgcaTCAGAAGAAGAACATGTGGGGCACCTACTGAAGTTGTTCCAACGTTTAAGAAAATACAAGCTGCGTCTGAATCCAAGCAAATGCACATTTGGTGTCCGCTCTGGAAAATTATTAGGTTTCGTCGTTAGCCAAAGGGGTATTGAGGTTGATCTCGACAAAGTCAAAGCCATTCGAGAAATGCCTCCTCCAAGAATAGAAAAACAAGTCaaaggatttctcggacgattgaattacatctccagatttatatCTCACATGATTGCAACTTGTGGACCGATTTTTAAGCTTCTCCGCAAGGGCCAAGAATGTAAATGGACAGAAGAATGTCAAAAAGCTTTTGAGGATATCAAAGAATACCTGCTGGAACCTCCAATCTTAAGCCCTCcaatggaaggaagacctttgatcatGTATTTGACCGTACTTGAAGATTCTATGGGATGTGTCCTAGGTCAGCAAGACGAGTCTGGTCTAAAAGAGTATGCCATTTATTACTTGACCAAAAA AATTGCCCGCTGGCAGATGTTATTATCAGAGTACGACATCCAATATCGTGCCCAAaaagccatcaaaggaagtgttttaGCCAATCATTTGGCCTCCCAACCTATTGATGATAATCAATCTTTACAAGAAGATTTCCCAGACAAAGAGATCATGTATTTGAAATCAAAAGATTACGAAGAACCTTTACATGGAGAAGGACCTGATCCCGAATCCCGATGGGGTTTGATCTTTAATAGAACTGTTAATGCTTATGGtaaaggaattggggcaatcattgttatgcAACAAGGTTCTCATGTACCATTTACTGCAAGACTGat agattacgCCCGAAGACTGCTTgccttcttcaacaaagttgaattccatcaCATACCTCGTGAGGAAAATCAAATGGCAAATGCATTGGCTACTCTAGCTTCAATGTATCAAGTGAAGTTTCCAAATGAAGCTCCTCAAATTACaatcatgcgcctggataggccgaCTCATGTATTCACTGCTGAAGCTGTCACAGATGACAAGCCGTGGTTTTATGACATCAAAATCTTCTTACAAAAACAAGAGTACCCACCTGGGGCATCTAGCAAAGACAGAAGAACATTGAGAAGATTGTCTGGTAATTTCTTCCTAACTGGAGATGTGCTCTACAAAAGGAATTTTGATATGGTATTGCTCAGAtgtgtggatagacacgaagaaAACCAATTAATGCAATAA